A stretch of DNA from Vespula pensylvanica isolate Volc-1 chromosome 6, ASM1446617v1, whole genome shotgun sequence:
GAAGCAGGAGAatacagaaaagaagatatagatagaCTAAATCATATACATGATGTTTTACGTAAAATCTTAAAAGTTGTAccaatgtaaatattatatattttcactaGTTATATTAATAGTACTAATAATACCAGTTATACTACAAGTACTTTATGagcagtaaaaaaaattaaattgctTTTCATAAATTCCAGGTCTAGTAAACTTTTACTACAATCAGTACGATTAAGGTTtccatatattatacatggtACACATGTTCAtgaagtttatatatattcattacttCAATTATTAGAATATGCTCCACAGTTACGGTCAGATATACTATCTCTAATTATTAACAGGTAAATatgtaaaacaaataatattcataattaaaatttgtattttttaataactgaAAAAAAGATGCTATTTtactgtaatatatttaaggTTAATGGTATTAGATGTAAATATCCCACGATCGGACATaaatgatgaagatgaagataatTCAATGGAAAGCAATGATGAAATTGATActaatacaaatacaaataatgaaaataaagaaaatataaagtcaTTACATCCAATAGCACATACTTTGGACGTATGTATGGAACAAAtacttaaatttatatatgataccTGTTATGTGAAGGAAGAATTAAACATGGAGTCTCTTAAAAAGCTTTATCttgatattttgaaaatgtttgaaacaataatattacctACACATGCAAGTCAATATGTGCAATACATCATGTTCTACATTTGTAGTTTTAAAGTAGCAGTTGTAGAAGCTTTTCTAGACTGGCTTTGGAGGAAAGTAACTGATCCAAATGTACCGATTATACTGAGACATACATCTGTATCATATATTGCAAGCTTAGTTGCTGCAGCTTCATTTGTTTCATCAgggtaattattaaatttgtctctgcaacttatttcatttttctattttatatgttataaatagtATATCTAAAACATATAACTATTTCAGATTAGTAAAAAAAACACAGTCCAATTTAGCAAAGTggatacataattatatcaatatggAAGAAAATTCAGATTATGTCAGTGATGATCCAATGAATCATCctgtattttattctatttgtcaagcattattttttattgtgaCTGCTAGACACAAAGATTTTATTGGTACAAAAAATAGTAAGTACTACGAATCTAATTACACAGAATGGtacatttaaatatgaaaacttaattattcttcttctttcggatgtttaaaaatattgcctacaaaaaatttgtcagaataaatgcaaatttaaaaatatcgctaaatttaaaattcaataaaactGAATGTATCCAAtatccaaatatatatatatatatatatatatatatatatataacatgctaatatgttatttattttttacagataTGATGTGTCTACACGAATTAGATTTACCTAGAATTGTAACATGCAAATTAAACCCTCTTAAATCATGCCAATCTGAAATCGTACATAATTTTGCTGACGTATCACGGACGTATCAATTGGCATATTGTTATACAATAATTGAAAGTAATTCACGACATCAATTACCAATTATTCATGATACTAATTCTTGTAATTATACGCTTGATAGTTTTTTTCCATTCAGTACATATACTTTAAATCGTAGTGCGCAGCGATTATCTCATTTATTGTATGATAATTCTGTAAGTAATTGTCACAGTTTCATGAACAAACATAGAACTGATATTGCAGAATTtatgatcgattaattatttattctttagtacagtatttaaaaacatataaatatattccaatatatgtgcgaatatttttcttatgctTGCATTCAAACAAACGTTCTCGTAAACTGTGCAATTTTAAttcatcttttataaaatttccgTTTAAATTTAAcgcataaatattaataaaggtCTATTGAGATCATAGATATTCAATTATGtatattcaatgaaaatatttaaaaaaacgtattttttatttcttctaccCAAATATATGCCCCAAAATTGTACATGTCCTTCTATATTAAACTAAatcagaaattaatatttaatatacgcgtataacatttttttttatttatgtaatgaATCATTTGcatcaattatttaaaatattcgtttaacTATATAATTAAAGCACGTAgcttaattattttgttgtatattttaattcatataaaatttattctaaatatatattccattAGAGAATATGTTTGTTATGAAGGCGATGTTCTTTTAAACAAGGcatagaacaaaaataatttgagTTATAACTAAAAGGCACCTGATTTGTTATGTCCACAGCACATTGAAAACATCGAACAGTACGATCTTCTTTTGAAACATTCTCTGCGAATAATGccctctataaaaaaaaaaagaaaaacaattttttaatttttatattttcatttttaatatctcaaaaaaatataccttttccttatcatttaaatttagaaaTCGTTGCTTCGCTTCTTCCTCTTGCTTCTTTACTTCAAattctcgtttttttattttttctttctcacgtttcacttttctttgttgcctctttttttccatttcttcttgttctatCTCATCAGTAAGTGGTCCAGGTATTTGTGACTAACATAAAACAATAtgttgagaaaaaatatttgataggtttgtatgtgtaaatatttagaataattt
This window harbors:
- the LOC122629849 gene encoding RNA polymerase I-specific transcription initiation factor RRN3 isoform X1 is translated as MSVVSSRVSNLSSILKSPGVRSQLVKQSNRVYFKLPKNIKNILFNFENRNGIKDYEDLICTLRNSNIKDIDLADFLTEVRQCVSLLGPVHKIFVEVLLQLNWIDRSPEVISAYKIFLEDLMCAQVYHGKCIIDKLVELFKPAENDDIEWEAGEYRKEDIDRLNHIHDVLRKILKVVPMSSKLLLQSVRLRFPYIIHGTHVHEVYIYSLLQLLEYAPQLRSDILSLIINRLMVLDVNIPRSDINDEDEDNSMESNDEIDTNTNTNNENKENIKSLHPIAHTLDVCMEQILKFIYDTCYVKEELNMESLKKLYLDILKMFETIILPTHASQYVQYIMFYICSFKVAVVEAFLDWLWRKVTDPNVPIILRHTSVSYIASLVAAASFVSSGLVKKTQSNLAKWIHNYINMEENSDYVSDDPMNHPVFYSICQALFFIVTARHKDFIGTKNNMMCLHELDLPRIVTCKLNPLKSCQSEIVHNFADVSRTYQLAYCYTIIESNSRHQLPIIHDTNSCNYTLDSFFPFSTYTLNRSAQRLSHLLYDNSVSNCHSFMNKHRTDIAEFMID
- the LOC122629849 gene encoding RNA polymerase I-specific transcription initiation factor RRN3 isoform X2: MSVVSSRVSNLSSILKSPGVRSQLVKQSNRVYFKLPKNIKNILFNFENRNGIKDYEDLICTLRNSNIKDIDLADFLTEVRQCVSLLGPVHKIFVEVLLQLNWIDRSPEVISAYKIFLEDLMCAQVYHGKCIIDKLVELFKPENDDIEWEAGEYRKEDIDRLNHIHDVLRKILKVVPMSSKLLLQSVRLRFPYIIHGTHVHEVYIYSLLQLLEYAPQLRSDILSLIINRLMVLDVNIPRSDINDEDEDNSMESNDEIDTNTNTNNENKENIKSLHPIAHTLDVCMEQILKFIYDTCYVKEELNMESLKKLYLDILKMFETIILPTHASQYVQYIMFYICSFKVAVVEAFLDWLWRKVTDPNVPIILRHTSVSYIASLVAAASFVSSGLVKKTQSNLAKWIHNYINMEENSDYVSDDPMNHPVFYSICQALFFIVTARHKDFIGTKNNMMCLHELDLPRIVTCKLNPLKSCQSEIVHNFADVSRTYQLAYCYTIIESNSRHQLPIIHDTNSCNYTLDSFFPFSTYTLNRSAQRLSHLLYDNSVSNCHSFMNKHRTDIAEFMID